A single window of Vicia villosa cultivar HV-30 ecotype Madison, WI unplaced genomic scaffold, Vvil1.0 ctg.005108F_1_1, whole genome shotgun sequence DNA harbors:
- the LOC131642481 gene encoding probable E3 ubiquitin-protein ligase RHY1A yields MAGMLPGVESARRRRVHKAGVEPSNNRRSSFCLYSSNSESRLSSSSSMQRNMLYQTQQDENLVGAAREAKQRLDDKFRSQTVSENTRKKNIKCVEGRKEIIEELQIEVYRSKKSGPRKFSWSKLSWKASEQEDCAVCLESFKIGEKLIPLPCAHKFHSTCLKPWLENNSHCPCCRTTILFL; encoded by the exons ATGGCAGGAATGCTCCCTGGTGTTGAATCTGCTAGAAGGAGACGTGTCCATAAGGCTGGAGTTGAACCTTCTAATAACAGACGCTCTTCTTTCTGTTTGTATTCCAGTAATTCTGAATCTCGTCTTTCCTCGTCTTCTTCAATG CAAAGAAACATGTTATACCAGACACAGCAAGATGAGAATCTGGTAGGAGCAGCAAGAGAAGCTAAACAAAGATTGGATGACAAATTCAGATCCCAAACGGTATCAGAAAACACAAG GAAGAAGAACATAAAGTGTGTGGAGGGCAGAAAAGAAATCATAGAGGAGTTACAAATTGAGGTGTATCGTTCAAAGAAAAGTGGGCCAAGGAAATTCAGTTGGAGCAAATTGAGCTGGAAAGCATCAGAACAAGAGGATTGTGCTGTGTGTTTGGAATCATTTAAGATTGGAGAGAAATTGATTCCTCTACCTTGTGCTCACAAGTTTCATTCTACATGCTTGAAACCATGGTTGGAAAATAACTCACACTGTCCATGTTGTAGAACTACCATTCTTTTTCTCTAG